The following are encoded together in the Salvelinus fontinalis isolate EN_2023a unplaced genomic scaffold, ASM2944872v1 scaffold_0196, whole genome shotgun sequence genome:
- the LOC129844348 gene encoding N-sulphoglucosamine sulphohydrolase-like isoform X2, producing the protein MAVGHDVLVVLLAVICCVGECKKRNVLLIIADDAGFETSVYNNTVVRTPHLAALGRRSLVFQNAFTSVSSCSPSRSTILTGLPQHQNGMYGLHQGVHHFNSFDGVQSLPLLLGQANIRTGIIGKKHVGPGPVYPFDFAYTEENNSVLQVGRNITRIKLLVRKFFQTQRKEEEERPFFLYVAFHDTHRCGHSQPQYGAFCEKFGNGQSGMGRIPDWKPEYYTPDQVKVPHFVPDTPVARADLAAQYTTVSRLDQGIGLVLAELREAGYENDTLVIYSSDNGIPFPNGRTNLYGSGTAEPMLVSSPEHRERWGGTSQAYVSLLDITPTLLDWFSIPYPSYCLPGTSTTPVSLTGRSLLPALIAEPSPAAWHTVYARDRWELFDLRSDPEETVNLAGDPALAPVLESLRDRFSRNPGWKIPKIRME; encoded by the exons ATGGCCGTTGGTCATGATGTGTTAGTTGTGTTGCTGGCGGTAATATGCTGTGTTGGAGAGTGCAAGAAGAGGAATGTTCTTCTTATTATCG CGGACGACGCAGGCTTCGAGACGTCGGTCTATAACAACACCGTGGTCCGTACGCCTCACTTAGCCGCCCTGGGTCGACGCAGCCTGGTGTTCCAGAATGCCTTCACCTCCGTTAGTAGCTGTTCTCCCAGCCGATCCACCATACTGACAGGCCTGCcgcag CATCAGAATGGTATGTACGGCCTGCACCAGGGAGTCCATCACTTCAACTCGTTTGACGGAGTACAAAGCCTACCTCTACTGCTGGGCCAAGCTAACATACGCACAG GGATCATTGGGAAGAAACACGTAGGCCCTGGCCCTGTCTATCCCTTTGACTTCGCCTACACAGAGGAAAACAACTCTGTACTTCAG GTGGGTCGTAATATCACCCGGATCAAACTACTGGTCAGGAAGTTCTTCCAGACCCAgagaaaggaagaggaagagagaccgTTCTTCTTGTATGTAGCGTTCCATGACACCCACCGCTGTGGACATTCCCAGCCGCAGTACGGAGCGTTCTGTGAGAAGTTTGGGAACGGCCAGAGTGGAATGGGGAGGATTCCAGATTGGAAGCCAGAATACTACACCCCAGACCAAGTCAAG GTGCCCCACTTCGTCCCAGACACCCCTGTAGCGAGAGCTGATTTGGCTGCCCAGTACACTACAGTTAGCAGACTGGACCAGG GTATTGGTCTGGTGCTGGCTGAGTTGAGGGAGGCTGGTTATGAGAATGACACCTTGGTGATCTACAGCTCTGATAACGGTATCCCTTTCCCCAACGGACGCACCAACCTGTACGGATCAGGCACCGCAGAACCCATGTTGGTGTCATCACCTGAAcacagggagagatggggaggaaccAGCCAGGCCTATGTCAGCCTactgg acatCACCCCCACCTTACTGGACTGGTTCTCCATCCCGTACCCCTCATACTGCCTCCCGGGCACCTCTACCACCCCTGTCAGCCTCACAGGCCGctccctcctccctgccctcATCGCTGAACCCTCACCCGCCGCCTGGCACACCGTCTACGCCAG GGACCGCTGGGAGCTGTTTGACTTGCGGTCGGACCCAGAGGAGACTGTGAACCTGGCTGGGGACCCGGCTCTCGCCCCGGTCCTGGAGAGCCTCAGGGACAG gttttccagaaatccggGTTGGAAGATTCCCAAAATCAGAATGGAATAA
- the LOC129844348 gene encoding N-sulphoglucosamine sulphohydrolase-like isoform X3, whose product MAVGHDVLVVLLAVICCVGECKKRNVLLIIADDAGFETSVYNNTVVRTPHLAALGRRSLVFQNAFTSVSSCSPSRSTILTGLPQHQNGMYGLHQGVHHFNSFDGVQSLPLLLGQANIRTGIIGKKHVGPGPVYPFDFAYTEENNSVLQVGRNITRIKLLVRKFFQTQRKEEEERPFFLYVAFHDTHRCGHSQPQYGAFCEKFGNGQSGMGRIPDWKPEYYTPDQVKVPHFVPDTPVARADLAAQYTTVSRLDQGIGLVLAELREAGYENDTLVIYSSDNGIPFPNGRTNLYGSGTAEPMLVSSPEHRERWGGTSQAYVSLLDITPTLLDWFSIPYPSYCLPGTSTTPVSLTGRSLLPALIAEPSPAAWHTVYASQSLHEVTMYYPIRSIHQGAHRLLHNLHYRMPFPIDQDFYVSPTFQDLLNNTLAGRPTGWFKTLQQYYYRDRWELFDLRSDPEETVNLAGDPALAPVLESLRDRLLKWQWDTGDPWVCGPDAVLEDKLEPHCRPLYNGL is encoded by the exons ATGGCCGTTGGTCATGATGTGTTAGTTGTGTTGCTGGCGGTAATATGCTGTGTTGGAGAGTGCAAGAAGAGGAATGTTCTTCTTATTATCG CGGACGACGCAGGCTTCGAGACGTCGGTCTATAACAACACCGTGGTCCGTACGCCTCACTTAGCCGCCCTGGGTCGACGCAGCCTGGTGTTCCAGAATGCCTTCACCTCCGTTAGTAGCTGTTCTCCCAGCCGATCCACCATACTGACAGGCCTGCcgcag CATCAGAATGGTATGTACGGCCTGCACCAGGGAGTCCATCACTTCAACTCGTTTGACGGAGTACAAAGCCTACCTCTACTGCTGGGCCAAGCTAACATACGCACAG GGATCATTGGGAAGAAACACGTAGGCCCTGGCCCTGTCTATCCCTTTGACTTCGCCTACACAGAGGAAAACAACTCTGTACTTCAG GTGGGTCGTAATATCACCCGGATCAAACTACTGGTCAGGAAGTTCTTCCAGACCCAgagaaaggaagaggaagagagaccgTTCTTCTTGTATGTAGCGTTCCATGACACCCACCGCTGTGGACATTCCCAGCCGCAGTACGGAGCGTTCTGTGAGAAGTTTGGGAACGGCCAGAGTGGAATGGGGAGGATTCCAGATTGGAAGCCAGAATACTACACCCCAGACCAAGTCAAG GTGCCCCACTTCGTCCCAGACACCCCTGTAGCGAGAGCTGATTTGGCTGCCCAGTACACTACAGTTAGCAGACTGGACCAGG GTATTGGTCTGGTGCTGGCTGAGTTGAGGGAGGCTGGTTATGAGAATGACACCTTGGTGATCTACAGCTCTGATAACGGTATCCCTTTCCCCAACGGACGCACCAACCTGTACGGATCAGGCACCGCAGAACCCATGTTGGTGTCATCACCTGAAcacagggagagatggggaggaaccAGCCAGGCCTATGTCAGCCTactgg acatCACCCCCACCTTACTGGACTGGTTCTCCATCCCGTACCCCTCATACTGCCTCCCGGGCACCTCTACCACCCCTGTCAGCCTCACAGGCCGctccctcctccctgccctcATCGCTGAACCCTCACCCGCCGCCTGGCACACCGTCTACGCCAG CCAGTCCCTCCATGAGGTGACCATGTACTACCCTATCCGCTCCATCCACCAGGGGGCGCACCGCCTGCTCCACAACCTCCACTACCGCATGCCCTTCCCCATAGACCAGGACTTCTATGTCTCTCCCACCTTCCAGGACCTGTTGAATAACACCCTGGCCGGGCGGCCCACAGGTTGGTTCAAGACCCTGCAACAATACTACTACAG GGACCGCTGGGAGCTGTTTGACTTGCGGTCGGACCCAGAGGAGACTGTGAACCTGGCTGGGGACCCGGCTCTCGCCCCGGTCCTGGAGAGCCTCAGGGACAG GCTGCTGAAGTGGCAGTGGGACACTGGGGATCCGTGGGTCTGTGGACCAGACGCTGTGCTGGAGGACAAACTGGAACCACACTGTCGACCGCTCTACAACGGACTCTGA
- the LOC129844348 gene encoding N-sulphoglucosamine sulphohydrolase-like isoform X1, translating to MAVGHDVLVVLLAVICCVGECKKRNVLLIIADDAGFETSVYNNTVVRTPHLAALGRRSLVFQNAFTSVSSCSPSRSTILTGLPQHQNGMYGLHQGVHHFNSFDGVQSLPLLLGQANIRTGIIGKKHVGPGPVYPFDFAYTEENNSVLQVGRNITRIKLLVRKFFQTQRKEEEERPFFLYVAFHDTHRCGHSQPQYGAFCEKFGNGQSGMGRIPDWKPEYYTPDQVKVPHFVPDTPVARADLAAQYTTVSRLDQGIGLVLAELREAGYENDTLVIYSSDNGIPFPNGRTNLYGSGTAEPMLVSSPEHRERWGGTSQAYVSLLDITPTLLDWFSIPYPSYCLPGTSTTPVSLTGRSLLPALIAEPSPAAWHTVYARDRWELFDLRSDPEETVNLAGDPALAPVLESLRDRLLKWQWDTGDPWVCGPDAVLEDKLEPHCRPLYNGL from the exons ATGGCCGTTGGTCATGATGTGTTAGTTGTGTTGCTGGCGGTAATATGCTGTGTTGGAGAGTGCAAGAAGAGGAATGTTCTTCTTATTATCG CGGACGACGCAGGCTTCGAGACGTCGGTCTATAACAACACCGTGGTCCGTACGCCTCACTTAGCCGCCCTGGGTCGACGCAGCCTGGTGTTCCAGAATGCCTTCACCTCCGTTAGTAGCTGTTCTCCCAGCCGATCCACCATACTGACAGGCCTGCcgcag CATCAGAATGGTATGTACGGCCTGCACCAGGGAGTCCATCACTTCAACTCGTTTGACGGAGTACAAAGCCTACCTCTACTGCTGGGCCAAGCTAACATACGCACAG GGATCATTGGGAAGAAACACGTAGGCCCTGGCCCTGTCTATCCCTTTGACTTCGCCTACACAGAGGAAAACAACTCTGTACTTCAG GTGGGTCGTAATATCACCCGGATCAAACTACTGGTCAGGAAGTTCTTCCAGACCCAgagaaaggaagaggaagagagaccgTTCTTCTTGTATGTAGCGTTCCATGACACCCACCGCTGTGGACATTCCCAGCCGCAGTACGGAGCGTTCTGTGAGAAGTTTGGGAACGGCCAGAGTGGAATGGGGAGGATTCCAGATTGGAAGCCAGAATACTACACCCCAGACCAAGTCAAG GTGCCCCACTTCGTCCCAGACACCCCTGTAGCGAGAGCTGATTTGGCTGCCCAGTACACTACAGTTAGCAGACTGGACCAGG GTATTGGTCTGGTGCTGGCTGAGTTGAGGGAGGCTGGTTATGAGAATGACACCTTGGTGATCTACAGCTCTGATAACGGTATCCCTTTCCCCAACGGACGCACCAACCTGTACGGATCAGGCACCGCAGAACCCATGTTGGTGTCATCACCTGAAcacagggagagatggggaggaaccAGCCAGGCCTATGTCAGCCTactgg acatCACCCCCACCTTACTGGACTGGTTCTCCATCCCGTACCCCTCATACTGCCTCCCGGGCACCTCTACCACCCCTGTCAGCCTCACAGGCCGctccctcctccctgccctcATCGCTGAACCCTCACCCGCCGCCTGGCACACCGTCTACGCCAG GGACCGCTGGGAGCTGTTTGACTTGCGGTCGGACCCAGAGGAGACTGTGAACCTGGCTGGGGACCCGGCTCTCGCCCCGGTCCTGGAGAGCCTCAGGGACAG GCTGCTGAAGTGGCAGTGGGACACTGGGGATCCGTGGGTCTGTGGACCAGACGCTGTGCTGGAGGACAAACTGGAACCACACTGTCGACCGCTCTACAACGGACTCTGA
- the LOC129844353 gene encoding neuropeptide B-like, translating to MERSVRFAVVCVGISMLISCHPIEAWYKQSTGPSYHSVGRASGLLSGIRRSPYIRRSESEETVMDSGENTGTDNNLVTDGNRQTPVLKNMAICVTDISPNLKSCELLRDGTSTFQCKADVFLSLDSLDCLAA from the exons ATGGAGAGGTCTGTTAGATTCGCCGTGGTGTGCGTCGGTATCTCCATGCTTATCTCGTGCCACCCTATCGAGGCGTGGTACAAGCAGTCCACCGGACCGAGCTACCACTCGGTCGGCCGAGCCTCGGGTCTGCTGTCCGGGATCCGGAGGTCCCCGTACATCCGGAGGTCTGAGTCAGAAGAAACGGTGATGGACAGCGGGGAGAATACCGGCACCGATAACAATTTGGTGACTGACGGTAACCGACAGACCCCCGTGCTCAAAAACATG GCTATCTGTGTGACAGACATCTCTCCCAACCTGAAGAGCTGCGAGCTGCTGCGGGACGGGACGAGTACGTTCCAGTGCAAGGCTGACGTGTTCCTCTCCCTCGACTCGCTGGACTGCCTGGCGGCGTGA